The following DNA comes from Dehalococcoidia bacterium.
CAACAAGAGCAAGCGCATCCGCTAGCGCCGCCGCGGGAGAGGGAGACGCCAGCGACTGTTGACGCTCCCCCTTCTTTTCCGCGACCCTTCCGCTCGGCGAATTTCGGGAGGGCAAGACGGCATGAGCGAAAAGGAGATCATCAATCCCGGCTGGGAGCATTTCCGAAAGCTAACCTTCTCCCCCGCCGTCCGGCGCGGCAACTTGCTCTTCATCTCCGGCACCACCGCCACCGACGACGAAGGCAATCTCGTCGGCGAAGGCGATATCGTCGCTCAGACGCGCCAGATTTTCCTCCGCATCGGCAAAATTCTCGAAGCCGCTGGCGCAACCTACGATGACATTGTCATGACGACAGACTACATCACGACGACCGAAGGGTATCGTGCTACCGCCGACGTTCGCCGAGAGTTCTTCAAGAACGGTTTCCCCGCCTCGACCGGCGTCATCGTCGCCGGGCTCCTCCGCAAAGGCGCCTTGATCGAGATCGACGCCGTCGCTGTTCTGCCGGACTCAAAGTGACCGACGAAAAGTATTTCGAAGACTTTCGGATCGGCGATCGTTTTCGGGTGCCGTCGAAAACCATCAATGAAGCGCACTTTCTGCTCTTCTCGGCGATCACCGGCGACACCCATCCCATCCATTACGACGTCGAATATGCCAAGACCACCCGCTTCGGTCGTCCGGTCGCTCACGGCTACCTTGTCACCGTGCTCACCGCAATGGGCGCGAGCAACCTGAACTGGGCGATCGAGCAGACCATTGTCGCCTTCGTTGAGCAGTCCTCCCGCTTCCTCAAGCCTGTCTTCGTCGGCGACACCCTCACGCCGCAGGGCGAAGTGATCGAATTGATCCCGGGGCGCCGGCAAGGGACAGTGAAGTTTCGAACGTGGGTCACCAACCAGCACGGCGATATCGTCCTCGAAGGGACGCAAACGTATCTCATCAAGCGGCGGCAGCCGCTGGATAGTGCCGCTGACGGGTCGGCGTCGCCCGCGTAGTCCGCGGGCGAGCTGTCAGCTTACCGCGGCTCCGCCCTGACCGTCCTCACCGCTCGACCCCATTCCGCGGGCTGCCGCTCACGCACCGCTTCTCCGGCAAGGCGACTGCCGAGCGGGCGCGATGCAGGCAGCCTTCTCCAAACTAGGGCGCAGAACGCCGGGAAAGCGCCGTCAGCGGCCGGTGAGCCGCCGCCAGAGCGACTTCCCGGCGCCTTTGGCGGCAGGTTCATCGTCCATCAGATGCGCCGGCGCTTCCAGCTCCCAATCGTCAGGACGGCGCGGCGGGGTGTTCTCAGGAGAAGGGGGCGGGCTGGACGCGTGCGGCGCGGCCGCAGCCGGCGCTTCCTGGCCGCGCAGCTGCGCCACCATTCGCCGCAGCGCTTCCAATTCCACTTCCCAGCCGCTGCGGGCCAGTTCCATCCGCTCATTATCGAGGGCAAGCAGGTACGCCTTATGCTTCATCCCGATGTAGGCGCCCTCGAGACGGTTCAGCTGCTTGACGAGCGACTCCTCATCGGTCTCTGCCTCGCCTTGCCGACGAAGCTCCGCGAGGCCGGTGAAGAGCGCGAGCCGCACTCCCTCTTCTTCCGTCAACCCCCGCTCGGCGAAGAGGTCGAGCATGGCGCGGTAGTCCTCTTCAAGGATATCGATCGCAATGCGACGCGCCGGCTGGCCGAGGAGGCTGGCTCGAATCTCGGGTATCTGCACGGGGTCCCTCCTCCGGCATCAGAACTTGCCCTCGTTCAAGAGGTTTTCAATAATCGTACTCGATGCCGGCACACGCATTGATCACCGAAACCGCTCCAGCAACGAGGCACTGGAGCGAAGTGCTCCCGCCCTACCGGGTCATCCTTCATAACGACGACGTCAATTCGATGGACTACGTCGTCGCCGTGCTGCTCCGCGCTATCCCTGGCCTCTCTCCTGAGCAGGCAGTGGCCATTATGCTCGAGGCGCACCATACCGGCCGCGCCACCGTCATCATCTGCCCCTTGGAGCAAGCGGAGCTGTATCGCGACCGGCTCGAGAGCGCGGGGCTCACCAGCACGATCGAGCCCGCCACGTAAGCGCGATGGTCCCCGAGAGCGCCCTTCGCATCCTGCGCGACGCCGAACTGGCCAATCGGCAGCCCGTCCTGTGGGGGTCGAACGGCGTGTGGCTTGTTGAGCTGCTCCATGAGGGAGTAGCAGCAGGACGCGCGATCTACAAGCCGCGCGCCGGCGAGGCGCCGCTGTGGGATTTTCCCGATGGCACTCTCTACCGCCGCGAGTACGCCGCCTACCTGACCTCTCGAGCGCTTGGCTGGGCGTTCGTCCCCCCGACGGTCATCCGCGACGGGCCGCTCGGTGTCGGCTCGGTCCAATGGTATATCGAGCATGAAAGCGGGCTGACCGCTCTCCGGGACTGCCTTCTCGACCAACTCCGGCTCATCGCGCTCTTCGACTACCTGACCAACAACGCCGACCGGAAGGCGGCGCACTGTCTTCTCGACCGCAACGGCCGCGTCTGGGCGATCGATCACGGCCTAACGTTCCACTGCGAGCCGAAGCAGCGCACGGTTCTTTCTCAGTTCTTTGGGAAGCCGGTCCCGGCCGAAGAACTCGCGCGGTTACGGCGATGGCGGAACGACACGGCGGCAGTCACGCGGTTGCGCCGTGCCCTCGGCGACCTTCTCGCCCCCGCAGAGGTGGACGACTTCTTCAAGCGGCTCGACCGCGTGCTCGAGCGCGGGGTCATCCCGGAAGGCCGCGGCAGAAGCGCGTGGTATTGGTGGTAATCAGGGCGCGCGCTGCGGATTTTCGAGCGCGCCCGCGCTCAGCCATTCCGCAAGGTTCAGCAGCCGCGTCGCCACGAAGGCGGTTTCGCCGGGGCGCCGCTCCTTGCGCTCAAACGGCTGCACCTTCCCCTCGAACAGATCCGCGATCCAGAGCTCCAGCCGGTCGCCAGCGGCGCGCACGAGCAGCGGGTCATACGCGCCGAGCGCCACCTCGGTGAGGCTTGCCTTTCCGGTCGCCCAGTCATCAAGCAGCGTCAGCATCCGCCCCGTCGGCACAAAGCCCGGACAGCGGCGCGGCCGGAAGTGACTGAGCACTCGCCCGATAAGCGCAAAGCCGTCGGCCGGCCCATCGAGAGGCACCGGCGGCATCGCGCCGTCCGGACCAGCGAGAAAGGAGGCCCGCACCTCTTCATCGGCTAGCTGATCGCCCAGCGCAACCATCAGGTCATACCACGGTTCGCCGCCGGCGCCCCATGCAATCTCCGGATTGTCCCGAAAGTAGGTGCAGGTCGGCTCGAAGAAGCCCACTTCGTCATGGAAGCAGCGAACGCAGAACCGGTCCACGAGCCGCCGCGGATCAAGCAGAGGGGGAGCAGAGAGAAAGCGAACCAGCCACTCCCCCACCCAGCTGAGCACCCGCGGCGGCTTCGGCCGGGCGGCGCCGCTTGCTAACGAATCGCCAAGGCTGAGCAATGCCCCAACCGTAAGCGCAAGACGCGAGGCAAGCAGCCGGTAGAGGCCGGCAGGATGGGTGAACTGCTCCAAGGAGTACAGTTCGGCTGCGACATAGACCTCTTGCCCCTCGACTCGCCGCCGAAAACGAGGCCGAGGGTCGAGGCCGATCGCCGCACACCACCGATCGAGGAGCCGCCGGACGCGCGGCGGGTCGAGCGCGGTCCAGCTGATCTCGAGCGCCACCTCTTCGCGGACAGCGCCGGGCAGCACGCGGACTGCCCACGCCGGCTCGGCGACCGTCTCCGTCACCCCCCGCTCTTCGAGAAAAACATTCAGTCCCCATGCGCCGAGCAGCTGGTGAGCCGAGTGGATCGGCGGACTGTCGCGATGGCAGCGCGGGCACGCCCCGTTCTCCTCCCCCGCGCGCGACCAACGCCCGCAGTAGAGGCAGAGATGGTCGTGGATCTCCCCTTCTGGACCTGGTGAGGCGAGCATTACCGGATTGTACTTCCTCTCCGAGGAAGAAGATGCGCTCGTCTGCGCGCGGAAACAGAAAGCGGGCCGACCGCCAGCGGAACTGTTGCGCTGGGCGCCGCCCGCTCTCAGAACAGCGCCGGTCAGTTACGCGGCAAGCCGCGCTAGGTCGCGATCCAGCGCGCGCTCGATCGCGTCAAGGAGTGCCAACGTCTTGGCGCGGCGCTCTTTCCAATCGATCTCAACCGGCTTCACGCCAGCCTGAACAAGCGCCTCGCGGATCACATTCCGCGCCTCGGCCTTGCCAAGTTGATCGACTAGATCGAGATACCGCTGCGCCCGTCCCTCAGGACGCTCCATGGTTGCATCAGCCATGAGACGTTCTCCCTGAACCAGTCGAGAGGTTTACCAAATCCTATCGATTTCTTCACTGCAGCTCTGTTAGTGGCTCGATGGACTTCTGTTAGCGCTGTGTTAGAACGTCAATCGACAGTAACTTCCGGCAGGCGCCAGGCCGGCGAAGGCCTCGGGATGCAAGATTTCAGCGACAAGCTCCAGGCTGTCCACGATCCGCGGTCCCGGACGGCTGAGATACGAGTTCCCGTCGACGACGTAGACACGACCCGCGCGCACTGCCGGCACCGCTTCCCAGCCGGCAGGCCAGCGCACCCGCCGCGCTTCGGTCATTGACCGCGCGAGATCAAAGCCGCACTGCGCAATGATGATCACCTCAGGCGCGAACGCAAGGACCTCCTGCCAGTCCACCACCGTCGCATCCTGCCCTGGCCGGCCGACGTGATCGTCCCCGCCTGCGAGATGGACGATTTCCGGCGTCCAATGACCAGCCCGATAGGGCGGGTCGAGCCATTCCAGCACGACAGTCCGCGGGCGGACGCGCAGGCCCGCGGCGATCGTCGCGACGCGGCCAATCCGACGGTATGCCTCGTCGACCAGCGCGCACGCGCGCTCTTCGGTTCCCGTGACGCGCCCCACCAGCAGGATGTTGTCGAGCACATCGTGCAGATGGTGCGGATTGAGCGACACTATCTGGGGATCGCCGAAGGACGGGGCGGCAACGCAGACGCGATCGAAGGAGACCGCACAGACATCGCAGACCTGCTGCGTCAAGATCAGGTCGGGACGGAGTGTTTCGAGCAAGGCGCGGTCGAGGTCGTAGAGGGTCCCCTCGTTCTGCAGCGCGTCGCGCACGGCGATATCGATCTCAAGCGCGGTGAGCGACTCGTGCTTCACCAGACTGTACGTTGCGCGCGGTTTGGTGGCGGCCGCTTCGGGGTAGTCGCACTCGTGCGTGACTGCCACGAGACGATCGCCAAGACCAAGGGCATAGACAATCTCAGTCGCGCTCGGCAGTAACGAGACAATTCGCTGGGGGACCATCCTCGTGCCTCCTTTTTTCAGCCTACCCGAGATGCGGGATAGCGCGCGAATCGTGCCACGGTGTAGGATGGCACGCTGAGGAAGGACGATGCGGCACGACGTTTTCGGGCTCGGCTGGTTCGTGCGCCGGTCGCCGGAGCCGGCCGTGCTGCGGCACTTCTACGGCGAGATCATCGGCCTGCCGACGCTCCGCGAAGGCGAGGTCAGCGCCTATTGGGCAGGCGAGACGATGGCGCTCGAAATCGCCCCCGGCGGCCGGATTGCGCCGACGTACCGTGACCGTGCCGAGGCACCGTGCGTTCCGGTCTTCCGCGTCGTCTCGATGAACCGGATTGTGGAACGACTGAAGAGCGCGGGCGTCACGTTCCTGAACGAGCCGTTCGAGCGTCCGCACTCTGTTTTCGCCTACTTTCTTGACCCGGCTGGGAACGTCACGGGCTTGGCCGAACGGCGGCGGACCAGCCCGCGGCCCGAAGATATCGAGGCATGGCGCCGATGGGATAGCGGCCGGCTGACCATCCCGGGGGTCGGTGCTCTCCCGCCTCATCTGCTGCCGCTCGGCTGGGTGGTGCTCCGCTGCGCCGATGTCGAGCGGGTGGCGCAGTTTTTCCGCGACGTCGTCGGCCTCGAGGTGTCGCACCGAACGAAGGACTCCGTCGTTTTCGTCGCCGGCGAGATGACGCGGATCGAAATCGCGCCGGGCGGGACCCCTCAGCCCCTGCCGGCCAGCCACGCCGATGTCACCGACACCTTTGTGCTGCGCGTCGCCGATGCCGATCGCTGCGCCGCCGAATTCCGCAGCGCCGGAGCGCAGGTCGTTACTCCGCCGTTCGATGTTCCGCACGGCCGGGTCGCCTACTTTGCTGACCCGGAAGGACACCTCTTTGGGATCCAGAGCCGGCTCCCCTCTTCTCCGCGGCCAGAAGATCGCGAGGCGCTCGCGCGCTTGGAACGACTGCGACGGAGCGGCTGACCCACCTTCGGATCCTTCGCCCTCTCCGGCAGCGTGACTTCGCGCTGCTCGCCTTCGCGTGGACAGTTTCCCTCCTCGGCGATGGGTTCTTTCACGTCGCGCTT
Coding sequences within:
- a CDS encoding RidA family protein, whose protein sequence is MSEKEIINPGWEHFRKLTFSPAVRRGNLLFISGTTATDDEGNLVGEGDIVAQTRQIFLRIGKILEAAGATYDDIVMTTDYITTTEGYRATADVRREFFKNGFPASTGVIVAGLLRKGALIEIDAVAVLPDSK
- a CDS encoding MaoC family dehydratase; this translates as MTDEKYFEDFRIGDRFRVPSKTINEAHFLLFSAITGDTHPIHYDVEYAKTTRFGRPVAHGYLVTVLTAMGASNLNWAIEQTIVAFVEQSSRFLKPVFVGDTLTPQGEVIELIPGRRQGTVKFRTWVTNQHGDIVLEGTQTYLIKRRQPLDSAADGSASPA
- the clpS gene encoding ATP-dependent Clp protease adapter ClpS, yielding MPAHALITETAPATRHWSEVLPPYRVILHNDDVNSMDYVVAVLLRAIPGLSPEQAVAIMLEAHHTGRATVIICPLEQAELYRDRLESAGLTSTIEPAT
- a CDS encoding SCO1664 family protein → MVPESALRILRDAELANRQPVLWGSNGVWLVELLHEGVAAGRAIYKPRAGEAPLWDFPDGTLYRREYAAYLTSRALGWAFVPPTVIRDGPLGVGSVQWYIEHESGLTALRDCLLDQLRLIALFDYLTNNADRKAAHCLLDRNGRVWAIDHGLTFHCEPKQRTVLSQFFGKPVPAEELARLRRWRNDTAAVTRLRRALGDLLAPAEVDDFFKRLDRVLERGVIPEGRGRSAWYWW
- a CDS encoding cobalamin-binding protein, with amino-acid sequence MVPQRIVSLLPSATEIVYALGLGDRLVAVTHECDYPEAAATKPRATYSLVKHESLTALEIDIAVRDALQNEGTLYDLDRALLETLRPDLILTQQVCDVCAVSFDRVCVAAPSFGDPQIVSLNPHHLHDVLDNILLVGRVTGTEERACALVDEAYRRIGRVATIAAGLRVRPRTVVLEWLDPPYRAGHWTPEIVHLAGGDDHVGRPGQDATVVDWQEVLAFAPEVIIIAQCGFDLARSMTEARRVRWPAGWEAVPAVRAGRVYVVDGNSYLSRPGPRIVDSLELVAEILHPEAFAGLAPAGSYCRLTF
- a CDS encoding VOC family protein; the encoded protein is MRHDVFGLGWFVRRSPEPAVLRHFYGEIIGLPTLREGEVSAYWAGETMALEIAPGGRIAPTYRDRAEAPCVPVFRVVSMNRIVERLKSAGVTFLNEPFERPHSVFAYFLDPAGNVTGLAERRRTSPRPEDIEAWRRWDSGRLTIPGVGALPPHLLPLGWVVLRCADVERVAQFFRDVVGLEVSHRTKDSVVFVAGEMTRIEIAPGGTPQPLPASHADVTDTFVLRVADADRCAAEFRSAGAQVVTPPFDVPHGRVAYFADPEGHLFGIQSRLPSSPRPEDREALARLERLRRSG